The genomic interval GACGGAGCGGCTGCGGACAGGGGCTGGACCAGAACCGATAGACCCATGACCAGCATGGGCCTCATAGGGATTTTAATCATGACTCACCTCATTGATTAGGATCAGGAAGCTGATTTCACGCAGCGAAAACCGACATTCGAACCTGCGCTATCCACGGCGCCCTTGCCCCGTGATCCCACGAGGTAACGTGTGCAATAGCGATCACTGCAAAGAAAAGATCCGCCGCGCTGAACGCGTTTCTGTGTATTGGGTTCACTCGGATCCACACTGGAATCGGGGCCTTTCGGATTGTGCACAACGCCCTGGGCGGCATCGCGGGCATAGGTATCCGGTCGGTACCAGTCTGCCGTCCACTGCCAGACATTGCCGCTGATATCGTAAAGCCCATAGCCATTCGGCGGAAAAGAGCGGACAGGGGACGTGCGGGCAAAGCCATCGTCCAGGGTATTCTCACTCGGAAATTTTCCCTGCCAGATGTTGGCCGGCCAACGGCCTCCTGGTTTCAGTTCATCACCCCAGGCATAGCGTTTCCCCTTGAGCCCACCACGCGCGGCATATTCAAATTCCGCTTCGGTCGGCAGGCGTTTGCCAGCCCATTGGCAGTAGGCTGCGGCATCGCT from Oligoflexus sp. carries:
- a CDS encoding formylglycine-generating enzyme family protein, yielding MRRHSLLVLGSIVLLSAAGNGHKVGKPREAGMVWIPEGRFEMGCRNCQLSDALPLHTVHLSGFWMDQTPVTNRDFKGFAAKTGYRTVAERPLQPKDYPDVPPEKLVSGSAVFTPPDRVDTLDDALQWWSYVAGASWQHPEGPSTQINERWDHPVVHIAYSDAAAYCQWAGKRLPTEAEFEYAARGGLKGKRYAWGDELKPGGRWPANIWQGKFPSENTLDDGFARTSPVRSFPPNGYGLYDISGNVWQWTADWYRPDTYARDAAQGVVHNPKGPDSSVDPSEPNTQKRVQRGGSFLCSDRYCTRYLVGSRGKGAVDSAGSNVGFRCVKSAS